Proteins co-encoded in one Polluticoccus soli genomic window:
- a CDS encoding SRPBCC family protein, translated as MHKNYLFTTTWKIQAPLQDVWDAIYYSEQWPQWWKNFTSVIEIEKGDENSIGSIRTYKLKSPAIYTLRFDLLLTKRSDHSYLEGNATGQLEGIGSWKFNERDGVTEVTCVWNVATNIKWMNWLAFLLKPAFRYNHGVVMKNGARALSAKLHAPLLEVRLD; from the coding sequence ATGCATAAAAACTATCTCTTTACTACTACCTGGAAAATTCAGGCTCCCCTTCAAGACGTATGGGATGCTATCTACTATTCGGAGCAATGGCCCCAATGGTGGAAGAATTTCACCTCCGTTATAGAGATCGAAAAAGGCGACGAGAATAGCATCGGCAGCATCCGTACCTACAAACTCAAAAGCCCGGCTATCTACACCCTACGTTTTGATCTCCTTCTTACCAAACGGTCAGACCATAGTTACCTCGAAGGAAATGCTACCGGCCAGCTGGAGGGTATCGGCTCCTGGAAATTCAACGAACGAGATGGCGTAACTGAGGTTACTTGCGTATGGAACGTGGCTACCAACATAAAATGGATGAACTGGCTGGCATTTCTATTAAAACCAGCATTCCGCTACAACCATGGGGTGGTAATGAAAAATGGCGCCAGGGCGCTGTCAGCTAAGCTGCACGCTCCCCTTCTTGAAGTAAGGTTAGACTAG
- a CDS encoding HEAT repeat domain-containing protein has product MAFYDLSKPQRELLCKEIETLLVNDLQSDSLTHFLHYFSDEDTYIRKTAYLAVGRISKNGLFPTFKIIATLNRLLKEDDFKTRQATVNAAGEIGKTDFEIVQHFFDVALFDEHHAVRNAVIGSVKKMGEKNPEPVLAWARMYLHHADKEIRREICHGIELRGRTHPQDILPMLRELEFDKTARVRNTLVHVIGQISYKKGCLATVIEDLKQWQNKEVIDKAIDEIIDVHDRYKNFTILTQEEAIDYINQHYHRTHLTKVLS; this is encoded by the coding sequence ATGGCGTTTTACGACCTTTCGAAACCACAACGCGAACTACTGTGTAAGGAGATAGAAACACTGTTGGTTAACGATTTGCAAAGCGACTCGTTAACGCATTTTCTGCACTATTTCTCCGATGAAGACACCTATATACGTAAAACAGCGTACCTCGCTGTAGGTAGAATATCTAAGAACGGCTTATTCCCTACTTTTAAAATCATCGCGACACTAAACAGGCTGCTAAAGGAAGATGATTTCAAGACCAGGCAAGCCACAGTAAACGCCGCCGGTGAGATTGGTAAAACTGATTTCGAAATAGTACAGCACTTTTTTGACGTTGCACTATTTGATGAACACCATGCTGTGCGCAATGCGGTGATAGGTTCAGTAAAAAAGATGGGTGAGAAAAACCCTGAACCAGTATTGGCGTGGGCACGCATGTATCTGCATCACGCAGACAAAGAAATACGCCGCGAGATATGCCATGGCATTGAGTTACGCGGGCGTACGCATCCACAGGATATTCTCCCAATGCTGCGAGAATTGGAATTCGACAAGACTGCGCGGGTTCGTAATACCCTGGTGCATGTTATAGGGCAGATCAGCTACAAAAAAGGGTGCCTCGCAACCGTTATCGAAGACTTAAAACAGTGGCAAAACAAGGAGGTAATTGATAAGGCGATCGATGAAATAATCGATGTGCATGATCGCTACAAGAACTTTACGATATTGACACAGGAGGAAGCTATCGATTACATCAACCAACACTATCACCGCACACACTTAACCAAAGTACTTTCCTGA